In a single window of the Mucilaginibacter defluvii genome:
- a CDS encoding L-rhamnose isomerase, with the protein MQINKETVQNINNDAFPSHQRRFNYLADEINNVETIIQKLIAFNIAIPSWALGTGGTRFGRFSGGGEPRSLEEKIEDVGLIHALNRSSNSISLHIPWDIPDNAPSIKALASQLGLHFDAVNSNTFQDQPNQALSYKFGSLHHVDKAVRQQAVEHNIEVIKYGEELGSTALSVWLADGSNFPGQLNFRNAFQTTLESLQQVYAALPDDWKIWIEYKPYEPNFYSTTIGDWGQSYLLANKLGAKASTLVDLGHHLPNTNIEQIVSLLLMEGKLAGFHFNDSKYGDDDLTVGCINPYQLYLIFNELVEGLDARNLNHATGIGWMIDASHNVKDPVEDLLQSVEAIKIAYAQALLVDQDKLKQAQLNNDVARAQEILQHAYRTDVRPLLAEARLRAGGALQPLEVFRSLKVRENLIQERGLKTVTTGL; encoded by the coding sequence ATGCAAATAAATAAGGAGACTGTTCAAAACATCAATAACGACGCATTCCCCTCGCATCAGCGCCGGTTTAATTACCTGGCGGATGAAATTAATAACGTTGAAACGATCATTCAAAAGCTGATTGCTTTTAACATTGCCATACCAAGTTGGGCGCTCGGTACCGGTGGAACACGTTTCGGGCGATTCTCGGGTGGTGGCGAGCCGCGCAGCCTGGAAGAAAAGATTGAGGACGTAGGTTTGATACACGCGCTCAACCGCTCCAGTAATTCCATTTCTTTGCATATACCCTGGGATATTCCCGATAACGCGCCGTCCATAAAGGCGCTGGCCTCGCAATTAGGGCTACATTTTGACGCTGTGAACTCCAATACGTTCCAAGATCAGCCGAATCAAGCGCTGAGCTACAAATTTGGCTCGCTGCACCACGTGGACAAAGCAGTAAGGCAGCAAGCGGTTGAACATAATATCGAAGTAATAAAATATGGCGAGGAGCTTGGCTCAACGGCGCTTTCTGTCTGGCTGGCTGATGGATCAAACTTCCCCGGGCAGCTTAATTTTCGTAATGCATTTCAAACCACGCTCGAAAGCTTGCAGCAGGTTTATGCCGCCTTACCCGATGACTGGAAGATATGGATAGAGTACAAACCTTACGAGCCTAACTTCTACTCCACCACCATCGGCGACTGGGGGCAATCCTACCTGTTAGCCAATAAACTTGGTGCAAAGGCAAGTACGCTGGTTGATCTTGGCCATCATCTGCCTAATACCAACATCGAGCAAATAGTTTCGCTATTGCTCATGGAAGGTAAGCTTGCCGGTTTTCACTTTAACGACTCTAAGTATGGAGACGACGACCTGACGGTGGGCTGTATCAACCCCTACCAGTTATACCTGATATTTAATGAGTTGGTTGAAGGCCTGGATGCCCGTAATTTAAACCATGCCACCGGCATTGGCTGGATGATAGATGCATCACACAATGTTAAGGACCCGGTTGAAGATTTACTGCAATCGGTAGAGGCTATTAAGATTGCCTATGCACAAGCGCTTTTAGTTGATCAGGACAAACTTAAACAAGCCCAGCTCAATAATGATGTTGCCCGGGCTCAGGAAATTTTGCAGCACGCTTACCGAACCGATGTGAGGCCGTTGCTCGCGGAGGCAAGGCTACGGGCCGGCGGTGCATTACAACCGTTGGAGGTTTTCCGCTCGCTTAAGGTACGAGAAAACCTGATACAGGAACGTGGGCTTAAAACTGTAACAACCGGTTTGTAA